GGCTGACAAAAATGCCAACAAAGGTGCAGTATCAATGATATCATTACAAGGAGACTAGTTATTTTGATAAACAAACGTACAAAACCCCCTATGCATACCTTACTTTGATCTATGAATTGAAGGTTGGTAGAGATCACATGGTCGTTCCATTCGATGCTAGTCAAAATTTGGAAATTTGAGAActctcttatcttatcgtTCCCCCCGTCACAGCTTCAACCAATGGTAGCCAGGGGACCAATTGTTTGTAAACAGACTGTAAcaaaacaacatcatcagcaaccTTACTcaccatctcttcatcccaTATATACTGGACAACCATGTCATCCGAACCAGCTACTCCAACCGATAGCGAACTCCTTGATCAAGAAATAATAGCGCTTAAAGAGCAAGGTCAGTCGTTAAACACAATGCCGGCGCATCAAACATGATCTAATGCATTCAATAGCCGCTGCTTTGCGCAAGTCGCTCAAAATCGAAACATCAACAATTCTTGCTGCGCCCTCAACACAAGCTTTTCTCAAGCCATCCAAGAATTCTCTATCATCCCGGAATATACCATCCCGCACGAAGCTCCTGAGCGAAGCCGACAAACAAAGAGCATATAACCAGCAATGTCTTTATCGCATAGGCAGCTCTGTCACTGCTTTCAAGGTCCAAGACCCCGATCCCAATGCAGTTGACGGAGGGCATGTCCTTGGCTTGCGCTTCGAAGTCATGTCCAAGAGCCAGTTCCTGCTCCCTTACTATGTCATGCTTAACAGACCATACTTCAATTCCAAATACCTGCGAATCCACCGAAACACTCTGCCCTCTGCGATACCCATAGCCGGCTTGGCAGCCCGTTATCTTCCGGCACCACGCCCGGAGAGCGACAAGTCTCCTCAGCAAAACCTCGACCGTTTCGTCAGAGCGCTCCGAAGAGAAATCGTGCGGTATCACAACCGACTCGGTGTCTCTGCGGACCTGCGACGAAGTCTCGGATTGCACGACAGGGTGGACGATACAGTTCTGCCTGATGACATTGTCGAGGTTGGAATAGCTGATATTGAGGCCAAACAGATTCGATTCTCCTGGGCTGATGATCGAAGTGGCAGAGTTGTTATGGATAATGACGGGAGGGTTATCAAACTTATGATGTTTGGTAGAGAAGGCCGCGATTGGGAGACAACGAAGGAGCTCTACGGAAAGTATGAGCGAATCGAAGACG
The window above is part of the Fusarium musae strain F31 chromosome 6, whole genome shotgun sequence genome. Proteins encoded here:
- a CDS encoding hypothetical protein (EggNog:ENOG41~antiSMASH:Cluster_6.4); amino-acid sequence: MSSEPATPTDSELLDQEIIALKEQAAALRKSLKIETSTILAAPSTQAFLKPSKNSLSSRNIPSRTKLLSEADKQRAYNQQCLYRIGSSVTAFKVQDPDPNAVDGGHVLGLRFEVMSKSQFLLPYYVMLNRPYFNSKYLRIHRNTLPSAIPIAGLAARYLPAPRPESDKSPQQNLDRFVRALRREIVRYHNRLGVSADLRRSLGLHDRVDDTVLPDDIVEVGIADIEAKQIRFSWADDRSGRVVMDNDGRVIKLMMFGREGRDWETTKELYGKYERIEDVAKTLQTYVNG